A single uncultured Acetobacterium sp. DNA region contains:
- a CDS encoding FprA family A-type flavoprotein yields MNAVKIKDDIFWVGVNDYQTTLFEGMWPIDQEGVSYNAFLINDEKVAIIDTVKTIKADEYIEKIKSIIGDKKVDYLIVNHMEPDHSSGITDLLAEYPDMKIVGNKKTFPIMNNFYKVPQNLHEVGDGDTLCLGKHTLQFFMTPMVHWPESMVTYDINDKVLFSMDVFGSFKAPVGSIFDDENDLAAFEEPTRRYYACIVGKVAGQALKALNKLCDVEIGTICPSHGLIWRDNPKHILDMYVKMSKKETDPGVVIAYGSMYGCTQKAAEILAIALKNEGVKEVKLYDVAKTDISFIISDIWKYKGLFLGAPSYYGQIFPKMANLLYKLGEIKVDNHKVGFFADFSWSGGADKNFNCFIHDAKVDTIDEILMIQGTPDEQDIASLNELAKKMAKEMIQ; encoded by the coding sequence ATGAATGCAGTAAAAATTAAAGATGATATTTTTTGGGTAGGCGTGAATGATTATCAAACAACACTTTTTGAAGGAATGTGGCCAATTGATCAGGAAGGTGTTTCTTATAATGCCTTTCTAATCAATGATGAAAAAGTAGCCATCATTGATACCGTAAAAACGATCAAAGCTGATGAATATATAGAGAAAATTAAATCCATTATTGGAGACAAAAAGGTTGATTACCTGATTGTCAATCACATGGAGCCGGATCATTCCAGCGGCATTACCGATTTGTTGGCCGAGTATCCGGATATGAAAATTGTCGGGAATAAAAAAACTTTCCCGATTATGAACAATTTTTATAAAGTGCCTCAAAATTTACATGAGGTTGGTGATGGGGATACCCTTTGTCTGGGTAAACATACCCTTCAGTTTTTTATGACACCGATGGTTCACTGGCCAGAATCCATGGTTACCTATGATATTAACGATAAAGTGCTCTTTTCGATGGATGTCTTTGGCAGCTTTAAAGCCCCGGTGGGAAGCATTTTTGATGACGAAAATGATCTGGCGGCTTTTGAAGAACCAACGCGACGATACTATGCCTGCATTGTCGGCAAGGTAGCCGGTCAGGCCTTAAAAGCCTTAAATAAGCTTTGTGATGTTGAAATCGGAACGATTTGCCCATCTCATGGTTTGATCTGGCGTGACAACCCGAAACATATTTTGGATATGTATGTAAAAATGAGCAAAAAAGAAACCGATCCCGGGGTGGTGATTGCCTATGGTTCCATGTATGGTTGTACCCAAAAGGCCGCCGAAATTTTAGCGATTGCCTTAAAAAACGAAGGCGTCAAAGAAGTGAAATTGTACGATGTGGCCAAAACCGATATTTCATTTATTATTTCTGATATCTGGAAATACAAGGGCTTGTTTTTGGGCGCACCGTCTTATTATGGACAGATTTTCCCGAAAATGGCCAATCTCCTTTATAAATTAGGTGAAATAAAAGTAGATAATCATAAGGTCGGATTTTTTGCGGATTTCAGCTGGAGCGGCGGAGCCGATAAAAATTTCAATTGTTTTATCCATGATGCGAAAGTGGATACCATTGATGAAATACTGATGATTCAGGGAACACCTGATGAACAAGATATTGCAAGTTTAAATGAATTAGCTAAAAAAATGGCGAAAGAGATGATCCAGTAA
- a CDS encoding putative ABC transporter permease → MAKKAGKSFASGIDFYKLFWVFMIGCFLGVVVETLYCLVTNGYIQSRQGLIYGPFNPVYGFGAVLITLVLHPIAHRKWYFIFLAGMVLGGGFEFVSSYVQQAATGTVSWQYQQMPFNLGGRTSLQYSFYWGALSLLWVKEIYPLMSKLIEKIPRKLGVPLTWVLVVFMVLNMTISALAVNRWNERMQGIPASGGFEEFLDTTYPNNFMDQVYPNMVHVGH, encoded by the coding sequence ATGGCAAAAAAAGCAGGAAAAAGTTTTGCATCAGGAATTGATTTTTACAAGTTGTTTTGGGTGTTTATGATTGGGTGCTTTCTGGGAGTAGTCGTTGAAACCTTGTATTGTCTGGTAACAAATGGTTACATCCAAAGTAGACAAGGGCTTATTTATGGCCCCTTTAATCCAGTTTATGGTTTTGGGGCAGTGCTGATAACGCTGGTACTTCATCCGATTGCCCATCGAAAATGGTATTTCATTTTTCTAGCAGGAATGGTACTGGGGGGAGGATTTGAGTTTGTCAGTAGCTATGTACAGCAAGCCGCCACCGGCACGGTGTCCTGGCAGTATCAACAAATGCCCTTCAATTTAGGGGGGCGAACCAGTTTGCAGTATTCTTTCTATTGGGGTGCACTTAGTCTTCTCTGGGTAAAGGAAATCTACCCGTTAATGTCAAAACTCATTGAAAAGATACCCAGGAAACTGGGGGTACCGCTGACTTGGGTTTTAGTTGTTTTCATGGTTCTCAATATGACTATTTCAGCTTTAGCAGTCAACCGATGGAATGAACGGATGCAGGGGATTCCGGCCAGCGGGGGTTTTGAAGAATTTTTAGACACCACCTATCCAAATAATTTTATGGATCAGGTTTACCCCAATATGGTCCATGTGGGGCATTAA
- the mnmA gene encoding tRNA 2-thiouridine(34) synthase MnmA, giving the protein MKIVVGMSGGVDSSVAALLLKERGYEVIGVFMKNWEEQDESGVCTATEDYDDVRRVCDTIDIPYYTVNFAKEYYDSVFSYFLEEYKKGRTPNPDVLCNREIKFKRFLDYALKVVGGDYLATGHYSQIDFVNEQYRLKRAFDHNKDQTYFLCQLGQKELADVMFPIGHLSKDEVRHIAERNNLATAKKKDSTGICFIGERNFTQFLSQYLPAQPGKIVDLAGNVKGTHQGLMYYTLGQRKGLGIGGEGTGEPWFVVSKDLNKNELVVVQGESHSALYSKSLEATEMNWVGGYPPAKEFKCTAKFRYRQADQGVTVQVALDRIYVAFDEPQKAVTPGQVVVLYQDNICLGGGTIDSIEMI; this is encoded by the coding sequence ATGAAAATCGTTGTGGGCATGTCAGGTGGGGTTGATTCATCGGTTGCTGCATTATTGTTAAAGGAGCGTGGATACGAGGTCATTGGTGTCTTCATGAAAAACTGGGAAGAACAGGATGAATCGGGGGTATGCACAGCGACAGAAGATTACGATGATGTACGGCGTGTCTGTGATACCATCGATATTCCCTATTATACAGTGAATTTTGCCAAAGAATATTACGACTCTGTTTTTTCTTATTTTCTGGAAGAATATAAAAAAGGGAGAACACCCAATCCGGATGTGCTCTGTAACCGGGAAATAAAATTCAAACGCTTTTTGGATTATGCACTCAAAGTCGTCGGCGGCGATTATCTGGCCACCGGCCATTATTCTCAAATTGATTTTGTCAATGAACAATATCGGCTGAAGCGAGCCTTTGATCACAATAAGGATCAAACCTATTTTCTCTGTCAACTGGGACAAAAAGAGCTGGCGGATGTGATGTTCCCGATTGGACATCTTTCAAAAGACGAGGTACGGCACATTGCTGAGCGCAATAATTTGGCCACCGCCAAAAAGAAAGATTCCACTGGCATTTGTTTTATCGGTGAACGAAATTTCACCCAGTTTCTCAGTCAATATTTACCGGCTCAACCGGGAAAGATTGTTGATTTGGCTGGAAATGTAAAAGGCACCCATCAGGGCCTGATGTATTATACTTTAGGCCAACGAAAGGGTCTGGGGATTGGCGGCGAAGGAACCGGAGAACCCTGGTTTGTTGTTAGCAAAGACTTGAATAAAAACGAATTGGTAGTTGTTCAGGGCGAAAGCCATTCAGCACTTTATTCAAAATCGCTGGAAGCCACCGAAATGAACTGGGTGGGTGGATATCCACCGGCCAAAGAATTTAAATGTACAGCTAAATTTCGCTACCGCCAAGCGGACCAGGGCGTCACCGTGCAGGTGGCACTGGATCGGATTTATGTGGCCTTTGATGAGCCTCAGAAAGCTGTAACGCCGGGACAGGTTGTGGTTTTATACCAGGATAATATTTGTCTTGGTGGCGGAACCATTGATTCCATTGAAATGATTTAA
- a CDS encoding type II secretion system F family protein, with the protein MDKQFIYKAKDMKGKTLTGMVVGQTKREAVMVLQTQNLIVLDLREKKRSEGILNKEFDFRFRSVTKEAFSQFCRQFHIMLNAGIPILKCLELIGEETKNKGVAKDLSGVCSRIQSGESLSVAMAVYPKTFPALFVFMVEAGEASGNLAEILLGMAEHYETEEKNRRQLQQILFYPMILSIVFILVLVFLITYVLPTFVGMFEVMNAELPRPTQILMGLSQALINGWPVMLLILFGSVIALAFLQDLPAFAFAKDCIKIKLPLIGKLNHYQCLARIATTMGMLLTSGIDLLGALQRLEGVTDNCFIKKELIMIREKVSNGKRLGQAMEESAIFPRLFCQLVTIGEASGSLPEVLETLNLIYKDEIKNRIQIINTSLEPLILLIFGGVVLFILAAIMLPVFDIYSAYSNM; encoded by the coding sequence ATGGATAAACAGTTTATTTATAAGGCCAAAGATATGAAGGGAAAGACCCTCACCGGTATGGTTGTCGGGCAGACCAAACGCGAGGCAGTGATGGTGCTGCAGACTCAAAATCTGATTGTCTTAGACCTCCGAGAGAAGAAGCGATCCGAAGGAATTTTGAATAAAGAGTTTGATTTTCGATTCCGGTCAGTGACAAAGGAGGCGTTCAGTCAATTTTGTCGACAGTTCCATATTATGTTAAATGCCGGAATTCCGATTTTAAAATGTTTGGAACTGATTGGCGAGGAAACAAAAAACAAAGGCGTTGCTAAAGATTTATCAGGAGTTTGCAGCCGGATCCAATCCGGGGAGAGTCTTTCGGTGGCAATGGCGGTTTATCCGAAAACATTTCCGGCACTATTTGTTTTTATGGTAGAAGCCGGTGAAGCCAGCGGAAATCTTGCTGAAATTCTTTTGGGAATGGCTGAGCACTATGAAACTGAAGAAAAAAATCGTCGACAACTGCAGCAAATTCTCTTTTATCCGATGATTCTGAGTATTGTCTTTATCCTAGTGCTGGTATTTTTGATCACGTATGTGTTGCCCACTTTTGTGGGAATGTTTGAAGTAATGAATGCAGAGTTACCCAGACCAACTCAGATTTTGATGGGGTTAAGTCAGGCGTTAATCAACGGTTGGCCAGTGATGCTATTAATTTTATTTGGAAGTGTAATAGCACTCGCTTTTTTACAAGATCTTCCAGCATTTGCTTTTGCGAAGGATTGCATAAAAATTAAACTGCCATTGATCGGTAAGCTAAATCATTATCAGTGTTTGGCCAGAATTGCCACGACCATGGGGATGCTCTTAACGAGCGGAATTGATCTTTTGGGGGCGCTTCAGCGGTTAGAAGGTGTTACCGACAATTGTTTTATAAAAAAAGAATTGATAATGATTCGGGAAAAGGTATCGAATGGGAAGCGATTGGGCCAGGCGATGGAGGAAAGCGCTATTTTCCCTCGTCTTTTTTGTCAGCTGGTTACCATAGGGGAAGCCTCCGGTTCGCTCCCAGAGGTTTTAGAAACCCTTAACCTTATTTACAAAGATGAAATAAAAAACAGAATCCAGATCATCAATACTTCCCTGGAGCCCCTGATTCTTCTGATTTTTGGAGGGGTGGTTCTTTTTATTCTGGCAGCCATTATGCTCCCAGTTTTTGACATATATTCGGCATATTCCAATATGTAA